Proteins encoded within one genomic window of Bradyrhizobium sp. CB1717:
- a CDS encoding GMC family oxidoreductase N-terminal domain-containing protein: protein MYDVIVVGGGSAGAAVAARLSEDPARRVLLLEAGLDWRADEAPWEVRTPNPIPIIHKREYQEKWQWPDLLTRRVAGQEPRFYWRGKGLGGSSMMNGQIAIRGVADAFDEWAANGCTGWSAKEVMPLFSVIEDDLEFGDTAGHGRGGPLPVYRAPPEEWGPIDRGLRDAALASGYPWCADLNGPDGEGVACYPINSRNLRRITTNEGYLEPARGRANLEIRGHALVDRVLISDGRATGLRVHFEGQGTHEISARQIVLCAGAIHSPAILLRSGIGPADELRAMGIAVERDLPVGKHFFDHPLFRATIQLREDLRPTDPDTRHTNCCVTYSSSLANGGKRDMILIAFNHRGIGMPGAIGAGLFNAYSRGTLKLASTDPAIDPVVEENMLADPRDMLRMMDAVKRLAVITSQPALSGIADWIRLTDTDLTLPQAASLPNHELDALLRRETGDIQHAAGSCRMSGVNDADGVVNPDGTVKGISGLRVADASIMPSDCRANTHFTTVVIGEAIARMMMR from the coding sequence ATGTACGATGTCATTGTTGTCGGCGGCGGTTCCGCCGGCGCCGCTGTGGCCGCAAGGCTCTCCGAAGATCCCGCACGCCGCGTGCTGCTGTTAGAGGCCGGTCTCGACTGGCGCGCTGATGAGGCGCCGTGGGAAGTGAGGACGCCCAATCCGATTCCGATCATCCACAAGCGCGAGTATCAGGAGAAATGGCAGTGGCCTGATCTGCTGACGCGCCGTGTGGCGGGGCAGGAGCCGCGCTTCTACTGGCGCGGCAAGGGGCTCGGCGGCTCATCGATGATGAATGGTCAGATCGCCATCCGTGGTGTCGCCGATGCGTTCGACGAATGGGCGGCCAATGGCTGCACCGGCTGGTCGGCCAAAGAGGTGATGCCGCTGTTCTCCGTGATCGAGGACGATCTGGAGTTCGGCGACACCGCAGGTCACGGCCGCGGCGGACCGCTGCCGGTCTACCGTGCGCCGCCCGAAGAGTGGGGCCCGATCGATCGCGGCTTGCGCGACGCGGCGCTGGCCAGCGGCTACCCCTGGTGCGCCGACCTCAACGGCCCCGATGGCGAGGGCGTTGCCTGCTATCCCATCAACAGCCGCAACTTGCGCCGCATCACCACCAACGAGGGCTACCTGGAGCCCGCGCGCGGCCGGGCCAATCTGGAGATCCGCGGGCATGCGCTGGTCGATCGCGTGCTGATCAGTGACGGAAGGGCGACCGGCCTCCGCGTCCATTTCGAGGGGCAGGGCACTCACGAGATCAGCGCGCGCCAGATCGTGCTCTGTGCCGGCGCCATCCACAGTCCGGCGATCCTGCTGCGCTCGGGCATCGGCCCGGCCGACGAGCTGAGGGCGATGGGGATCGCGGTCGAGCGCGACCTGCCGGTCGGAAAGCACTTCTTCGACCATCCGCTGTTTCGCGCCACGATCCAGCTCCGCGAGGACCTGCGGCCGACCGATCCAGATACCCGCCATACCAATTGTTGCGTGACCTATTCTTCTAGCCTCGCCAATGGCGGCAAGCGCGACATGATCCTGATCGCGTTCAACCATCGCGGCATCGGCATGCCGGGCGCGATCGGCGCCGGGCTGTTCAACGCCTATTCGCGCGGTACGCTCAAGCTGGCCTCGACCGATCCTGCGATCGATCCGGTCGTCGAGGAGAACATGCTGGCCGATCCCCGCGACATGCTGCGGATGATGGATGCGGTGAAGCGCCTTGCCGTGATCACCTCGCAGCCGGCGCTATCAGGCATCGCCGACTGGATCAGGCTGACCGACACCGACTTGACGCTGCCGCAGGCAGCCAGCCTGCCCAATCACGAGCTCGATGCGCTGCTGCGGCGCGAGACCGGCGATATCCAGCACGCCGCCGGCAGCTGTCGCATGAGCGGCGTCAATGATGCCGATGGCGTGGTCAATCCCGATGGCACGGTGAAAGGGATCAGCGGCCTGCGCGTCGCCGACGCCTCGATCATGCCGTCCGATTGCCGCGCCAACACCCATTTCACCACGGTAGTGATCGGCGAGGCGATCGCGCGGATGATGATGCGGTAG
- a CDS encoding LysR family transcriptional regulator, with amino-acid sequence MTYALPPLNALRAFEAAARHLSFKLAAHELHVTAAAVGQQVKARLGVPLFERLHKQLILTAAGQAYLPGVSEGFRQIADATARLKPSGAVLLQLGVHGSFDLRRLALAEFRSAHADIGLRVLQPAGLHELVEGKADLLIARGLGHHPGYRCDRINEGSGLGDWLIAPEGTADCPEIVSFREWLRAFSAETSRASRSRPRLVGTVGS; translated from the coding sequence ATGACCTACGCCCTTCCACCACTCAACGCGCTCCGCGCTTTCGAGGCCGCCGCGCGGCATCTCAGCTTCAAGCTCGCCGCGCATGAGCTGCACGTGACGGCTGCCGCCGTCGGGCAGCAGGTGAAGGCGCGCCTCGGCGTGCCGCTGTTCGAGCGGCTGCACAAGCAGCTGATCCTGACCGCGGCCGGTCAGGCCTATCTGCCCGGGGTCTCCGAAGGCTTTCGCCAAATTGCGGATGCGACTGCGCGATTGAAACCGTCGGGTGCGGTGCTGCTCCAGCTGGGCGTCCATGGTAGCTTCGACCTGCGTCGCCTAGCATTGGCCGAGTTTCGTAGCGCGCACGCGGACATCGGTTTGAGGGTGCTGCAGCCCGCCGGCCTGCACGAACTGGTCGAAGGCAAGGCCGATCTGCTGATCGCTCGCGGGCTTGGTCACCATCCCGGCTATCGCTGCGACAGGATCAATGAGGGATCCGGTCTGGGCGATTGGCTGATTGCGCCCGAAGGCACCGCGGATTGCCCCGAGATCGTCAGCTTCCGCGAATGGCTGCGCGCCTTCTCGGCCGAGACCTCGCGCGCAAGCCGCAGCCGCCCTCGCCTGGTCGGCACCGTCGGAAGTTGA